A genome region from Pseudomonadota bacterium includes the following:
- a CDS encoding cation diffusion facilitator family transporter: MDVHGSKKVIYAALAGNGLIAITKFGAAMWTGSSAMLSESVHSLVDTGNQGLLLYGMKRSDRPADNTHPFGYGMELYFWAFVVAILIFVGGATISIYEGIHKIQHPEPLKDTYVNYIVLSIAIVFEAGAWWVAYREFDRQRGKMSLWRAVRRSKDPTVFTVLFEDTAAMLGLIVAMIGIALAEILEMPVLDGVASIGIGAILAATAILLAYECKGLLVGEAASPEMQEDIRRLIARQRGIHRVNEVLTMHMGPGDILVNISIDFEDSLDSSDVEEVITNLERMLMQRHPEITRVFIEAQAWADHRRRWRRSGDHRND; the protein is encoded by the coding sequence ATGGATGTGCACGGATCTAAAAAGGTCATCTATGCCGCGCTCGCCGGCAACGGGCTGATCGCCATTACCAAGTTCGGAGCGGCCATGTGGACCGGCAGTTCGGCGATGCTGAGCGAATCCGTCCACTCGCTGGTCGACACTGGAAACCAGGGGCTTTTGCTCTACGGCATGAAGCGCTCGGACCGGCCGGCCGACAACACCCATCCGTTCGGCTATGGCATGGAGCTCTATTTCTGGGCGTTTGTCGTGGCGATCCTGATCTTCGTCGGTGGCGCGACCATCTCGATCTATGAGGGCATCCATAAAATCCAGCACCCCGAGCCGCTGAAGGACACCTACGTCAACTACATCGTGCTCTCTATCGCCATTGTCTTCGAGGCAGGAGCGTGGTGGGTCGCCTACCGGGAGTTTGACCGCCAGCGTGGCAAGATGTCGCTGTGGCGCGCGGTCAGGCGCAGCAAGGACCCGACCGTGTTCACGGTGCTTTTCGAGGATACGGCCGCCATGCTCGGTCTGATCGTCGCCATGATCGGCATCGCCCTGGCCGAGATTTTGGAGATGCCGGTGCTGGATGGCGTCGCCTCCATCGGCATCGGCGCCATCCTGGCAGCGACCGCGATCCTGCTGGCCTATGAATGCAAGGGCCTTCTGGTCGGCGAGGCGGCGAGCCCGGAAATGCAGGAGGACATCCGCCGGCTGATTGCGCGCCAGCGCGGCATCCACCGGGTCAACGAAGTGCTGACCATGCACATGGGTCCTGGCGACATTTTGGTGAACATCTCGATCGACTTCGAGGACAGCTTGGACTCCTCCGATGTCGAGGAGGTCATCACCAATCTCGAACGCATGTTGATGCAGCGTCATCCCGAGATTACCCGGGTCTTCATCGAGGCGCAGGCCTGGGCCGATCACCGCCGCCGCTGGCGCCGCTCCGGCGACCACAGGAACGACTAG